A single region of the Amia ocellicauda isolate fAmiCal2 chromosome 8, fAmiCal2.hap1, whole genome shotgun sequence genome encodes:
- the nadk2 gene encoding NAD kinase 2, mitochondrial isoform X1, translated as MPVAVRSKHVDDNQADPTCPNDEEGLNFPRSTGFTDMTSRKVLGFVCFGNPVVTVLQRKPTLLVLPFQHTGVRTVFSRGAQVNPGFNPTKVAVVTKTTRYEFEQQRYRYAELSEEDLKQLLAMKGSSYSGLLERHNIHTRNVEHIVDSLRKEGIEVRVVKRREYNEETVRWADAIISAGGDGTMLLVASKVLDKHKPVVGINTDPERSEGHLCLPVRYTHSFPEALQKLKHGEFRWQRRQRIRIYLDGTGINPTPVDLHEQQLSLEQHNKAHRSSTDSVQNRGSESTPGPHLLPVRGLNEVFIGESLSSRETLKTFKPRLTFSLHRASYYEISVDDGPWEKQKSSGLNVCTGTGSKAWSYNINKLVTQAVEDVLRIGKTQTGLNIPLNRDLIGKVTESYNESLTFSPEEGRMFFSVREPIVNRVFSSSSQRGFTNKVCVRSRCWDACMVVDGGTSFEFNDGAIATISMNEEDALRTVILQD; from the exons ATGCCAGTGGCAGTAAGATCAAAACACGTGGATGATAATCAAGCTGATCCTACTTGCCCAAACGACGAGGAAGGACTAAACTTTCCGAGGTCAACAGGCTTCACAGACATGACTTCCCGCAAGGTACTGGGTTTCGTATGTTTTGGAAACCCGGTCGTCACTGTTCTGCAGCGCAAACCCACTTTATTAGTCCTGCCTTTCCAGCACACTGGAGTGCGGACCGTTTTTTCCAGGGGCGCCCAAGTTAACCCTGGATTTAACCCCACGAAAGTCGCAGTTGTGACCAAAACAACACGGTATGAGTTTGAACAGCAGAGGTATCGGTACGCTGAGCTTTCCGAGGAGGATCTGAAACAGCTG CTGGCTATGAAGGGGTCCAGTTACAGTGGTCTGTTGGAACGGCACAATATCCACACCAGGAACGTTGAACACATCGTAGACAGTCTGCG GAAAGAAGGGATTGAGGTTCGTGTGGTCAAAAGACGAGAGTATAACGAAGAGACTGTTAGGTGGGCTGATGCCATTATATCTGCTGGTG GGGATGGCACAATGCTGCTGGTTGCCAGTAAAGTTTTGGATAAGCACAAACCTGTGGTGGGAATAAATACTGATCCTGAGAG GTCAGAGGGACACTTGTGTTTGCCTGTGCGTTACACACACTCCTTTCCAGAAGCTCTCCAGAAGCTGAAACATGGAGAATTCAG GTGGCAGAGGCGCCAGAGGATTCGGATTTACCTAGACGGCACTGGAATCAACCCCACCCCTGTGGACCTGCATGAACAGCAGCTGAGTCTGGAGCAGCACAACAAGGCCCACCGCAGCAGCACGGACTCTGTGCAGA ATAGGGGGTCTGAAAGCACACCCGGCCCTCATCTTCTTCCTGTCAGAGGCCTCAATGAAGTCTTTATTGGCGAGTCTCTGTCTTCAAG GGAGACCTTAAAAACCTTCAAACCCCGTCTCACATTCTCGCTTCATAGGGCCTCGTACTACGAGATCTCGGTGGACGACGGGCCGTGGGAGAAACAGAAGAGCTCTGGACTCAACGTGTGCACTGGGACCGGATCTAAAGCCTG GTCCTACAATATTAACAAGCTGGTGACACAGGCAGTGGAGGATGTCCTGAGAATTG GTAAAACACAGACTGGGCTGAATATTCCTTTAAATCGGGATTTAATTGGAAAAG TGACAGAGTCGTACAATGAGTCCCTGACCTTCAGCCCTGAGGAGGGCAGGATGTTCTTCAGTGTCCGGGAGCCCATTGTCAACAGAGTCTTCTCCAGCAGCAGTCAGCGTGGCTTCACTAACAA AGTTTGCGTTCGTTCTCGCTGCTGGGACGCGTGCATGGTTGTGGATGGAGGGACTTCTTTCGAGTTCAATGATGGGGCGATAGCAACCATCAGTATGAACGAGGAAGACGCTCTTCGGACCGTGATTCTCCAGGACTGA
- the nadk2 gene encoding NAD kinase 2, mitochondrial isoform X2, which translates to MPVAVRSKHVDDNQADPTCPNDEEGLNFPRSTGFTDMTSRKVLGFVCFGNPVVTVLQRKPTLLVLPFQHTGVRTVFSRGAQVNPGFNPTKVAVVTKTTRYEFEQQRYRYAELSEEDLKQLLAMKGSSYSGLLERHNIHTRNVEHIVDSLRKEGIEVRVVKRREYNEETVRWADAIISAGGDGTMLLVASKVLDKHKPVVGINTDPERSEGHLCLPVRYTHSFPEALQKLKHGEFRWQRRQRIRIYLDGTGINPTPVDLHEQQLSLEQHNKAHRSSTDSVQNRGSESTPGPHLLPVRGLNEVFIGESLSSRASYYEISVDDGPWEKQKSSGLNVCTGTGSKAWSYNINKLVTQAVEDVLRIGKTQTGLNIPLNRDLIGKVTESYNESLTFSPEEGRMFFSVREPIVNRVFSSSSQRGFTNKVCVRSRCWDACMVVDGGTSFEFNDGAIATISMNEEDALRTVILQD; encoded by the exons ATGCCAGTGGCAGTAAGATCAAAACACGTGGATGATAATCAAGCTGATCCTACTTGCCCAAACGACGAGGAAGGACTAAACTTTCCGAGGTCAACAGGCTTCACAGACATGACTTCCCGCAAGGTACTGGGTTTCGTATGTTTTGGAAACCCGGTCGTCACTGTTCTGCAGCGCAAACCCACTTTATTAGTCCTGCCTTTCCAGCACACTGGAGTGCGGACCGTTTTTTCCAGGGGCGCCCAAGTTAACCCTGGATTTAACCCCACGAAAGTCGCAGTTGTGACCAAAACAACACGGTATGAGTTTGAACAGCAGAGGTATCGGTACGCTGAGCTTTCCGAGGAGGATCTGAAACAGCTG CTGGCTATGAAGGGGTCCAGTTACAGTGGTCTGTTGGAACGGCACAATATCCACACCAGGAACGTTGAACACATCGTAGACAGTCTGCG GAAAGAAGGGATTGAGGTTCGTGTGGTCAAAAGACGAGAGTATAACGAAGAGACTGTTAGGTGGGCTGATGCCATTATATCTGCTGGTG GGGATGGCACAATGCTGCTGGTTGCCAGTAAAGTTTTGGATAAGCACAAACCTGTGGTGGGAATAAATACTGATCCTGAGAG GTCAGAGGGACACTTGTGTTTGCCTGTGCGTTACACACACTCCTTTCCAGAAGCTCTCCAGAAGCTGAAACATGGAGAATTCAG GTGGCAGAGGCGCCAGAGGATTCGGATTTACCTAGACGGCACTGGAATCAACCCCACCCCTGTGGACCTGCATGAACAGCAGCTGAGTCTGGAGCAGCACAACAAGGCCCACCGCAGCAGCACGGACTCTGTGCAGA ATAGGGGGTCTGAAAGCACACCCGGCCCTCATCTTCTTCCTGTCAGAGGCCTCAATGAAGTCTTTATTGGCGAGTCTCTGTCTTCAAG GGCCTCGTACTACGAGATCTCGGTGGACGACGGGCCGTGGGAGAAACAGAAGAGCTCTGGACTCAACGTGTGCACTGGGACCGGATCTAAAGCCTG GTCCTACAATATTAACAAGCTGGTGACACAGGCAGTGGAGGATGTCCTGAGAATTG GTAAAACACAGACTGGGCTGAATATTCCTTTAAATCGGGATTTAATTGGAAAAG TGACAGAGTCGTACAATGAGTCCCTGACCTTCAGCCCTGAGGAGGGCAGGATGTTCTTCAGTGTCCGGGAGCCCATTGTCAACAGAGTCTTCTCCAGCAGCAGTCAGCGTGGCTTCACTAACAA AGTTTGCGTTCGTTCTCGCTGCTGGGACGCGTGCATGGTTGTGGATGGAGGGACTTCTTTCGAGTTCAATGATGGGGCGATAGCAACCATCAGTATGAACGAGGAAGACGCTCTTCGGACCGTGATTCTCCAGGACTGA
- the skp2 gene encoding S-phase kinase-associated protein 2 codes for MSAPAWSETEGGRSSGRFKSSRLLSDQIHDFSEISARTSLEPGKMSRDRRHLQELLSESNNLPNWEVSLIQDTKKPPCRDSCDQENTPQELIHRWSPPRKQLKTSKGKENEDVPFVLARRPRRKRELTGFSWENLPDELLLGIFRNFSLVDLLRVSRVCKKWHRLTLDESLWHSVDLVGKAQLGVALSQVLMLGIKALRCPRSCIGEPSFTTTEPLRVKHIDFSSSTVTTPVLEDIIGRCRELQNLSLEGLELSDGILQSLSQNPELVRLNFSGCLGFSSQSLSEMLQNCSRLEELNLSWCDFSSEHIKAVVSTLPASLTQLNLSGYRQNLQMDDVKDLVNRCPNLTDLDLSDSVLLTPDSFQYFQQLSVLEHLALSRCYQIHPAALAEFEKFPSLKTLEVFGIVQDTYLPILKKGLPHIKINTCCFTTIARPSVAGQKNRTMWAIQCRLEYRPSLYS; via the exons ATGTCTGCGCCGGCGTGGAGCGAGACTGAAGGCGGGCGATCTAGCGGGAGGTTTAAATCATCCCGCTTGCTTTCGGATCAAATCCACGATTTCAGCGAGATCTCCGCAAGGACCAGCTTGGAACCAGGGAAGATGTCAAGGGACAG AAGACACCTCCAAGAGCTTTTGTCTGAAAGCAATAATCTGCCTAACTGGGAAGTGTCACTGATACAAGACACAAAAAAGCCTCCATGCAGGGACAGCTGTGACCAGGAGAACACTCCTCAGGAGCTCATCCACAGGTGGTCTCCTCCTCGGAAGCAGCTGAAAACCAGCAAGGGCAAAGAAAATGAAGATGTCCCTTTTGTTTTGGCCAGGAGGCCCCGGAGGAAGAGAGAACTGACAG GGTTTTCTTGGGAAAACCTCCCTGATGAGCTGCTGTTGGGAATATTTCGTAATTTTTCTCTGGTGGACCTGTTGCGAGTGTCCAGAGTGTGTAAGAAATGGCATCGTCTGAC GCTGGACGAGTCTCTGTGGCACAGTGTGGACCTGGTGGGGAAGGCCCAGCTTGGTGTGGCTCTCAGTCAGGTGTTGATGTTGGGAATTAAAGCCCTGCGCTGCCCCCGTTCCTGTATCGGAGAGCCATCATTCACAACCACAGA GCCTCTGCGTGTGAAGCACATAGATTTTTCCAGCAGCACCGTGACCACCCCCGTGCTGGAGGATATCATAGGGCGTTGCCGTGAGCTACAGAATCTCAGTTTGGAGGGGCTGGAACTTTCGGATGGAATTCTCCA ATCTCTATCTCAGAATCCAGAGCTGGTGCGCTTGAATTTCTCGGGCTGTTTGGGATTTTCCTCACAGTCCCTCAGCGAGATGCTTCAAAACTGTTCTCG GCTAGAAGAGCTGAACTTGTCCTGGTGCGACTTCAGCAGTGAGCACATTAAAGCCGTGGTCAGCACCCTCCCTGCCAGTCTCACCCAACTCAACCTCAGTGGCTACCGGCAAAACTTACAAATGGACG ATGTGAAGGATTTGGTGAACAGATGTCCGAACCTGACAGACCTGGATTTGAG tgacagtgtcctgCTAACACCAGACAGCTTCCAGTACTTTCAGCAGCTCTCAGTCTTGGAGCACCTGGCCCTGAGCCGTTGTTACCAGATCCACCCTGCGGCCCTGGC TGAGTTTGAGAAGTTCCCCAGTCTGAAGACCCTGGAGGTGTTTGGTATTGTTCAGGACACCTACTTGCCCATCCTGAAGAAAGGCCTCCCCCACATCAAGATCAACACCTGCTGCTTCACCACCATTGCCCGGCCATCTGTGGCAGGCCAGAAGAATCGCACCATGTGGGCCATCCAGTGCAGGCTGGAATACAGGCCGTCTCTCTACAGCTAG